Proteins encoded together in one Hymenobacter monticola window:
- a CDS encoding PadR family transcriptional regulator — protein sequence MKLENTQVQMRKGILEFCILEIIARGEAYASDMLEELTSARMIVVEGTLYPLLTRLKNAALLDYVWKESTSGPPRKYYTLTDTGRQFLDELRDTWEEMATSVGIIRHSAPSKPAA from the coding sequence ATGAAACTCGAGAACACCCAGGTTCAGATGCGCAAGGGCATCCTTGAGTTCTGCATCCTGGAAATCATCGCCCGCGGCGAAGCCTACGCCTCCGACATGCTGGAGGAGCTGACTTCGGCCCGCATGATAGTGGTGGAGGGCACGCTCTACCCGCTGCTCACCCGCCTCAAAAACGCCGCCCTTCTGGACTATGTGTGGAAGGAAAGCACCAGCGGCCCGCCCCGCAAATACTACACCCTAACCGACACCGGCCGCCAGTTCCTCGACGAGCTGCGCGACACCTGGGAGGAAATGGCCACCTCGGTCGGCATCATCCGGCACAGCGCCCCCTCCAAGCCCGCCGCCTGA
- a CDS encoding putative type IX sorting system protein PorV2, whose product MSQLSSAARGLLALGASVALALPAAAQTKTPKYSNEFLNLGVGARALGMGKVQVSLANDATAGYWNPAGLTNQTHKYDGVLMHSELFSGIVKNDYAAFSMPLDSKSAIGVSVMRLGVDNIADTRALLDEYGGINYDRITYFSVADYALLLSYARKIEKVEGLSVGANAKVIYRNIGSFANGYGFGIDAGVQYNHKGWNLGLMARDITTTFTQWSINAAEYQKGINNTTANGVDAIPTNSAEITLPRFVLGVGRRVELPKQFSALLAADLETTTDGNRGTLISSSTVSVDPRAGLELGYKNLVYLRGGVGNYQKIQSFTKNAGGGYDSDWKGQYSLGAGAAISGLRVDLALSRLAVEKLGSTSQTNSLIVSLGYGFK is encoded by the coding sequence ATGTCCCAACTTTCCTCTGCCGCCCGCGGGCTGCTGGCACTCGGAGCTTCGGTGGCGCTGGCGCTGCCCGCCGCCGCCCAAACCAAAACGCCCAAGTACAGCAACGAATTTCTCAACCTGGGCGTGGGGGCCCGCGCCCTGGGCATGGGCAAAGTGCAGGTGAGCCTGGCCAACGACGCCACTGCCGGCTACTGGAACCCCGCCGGCCTCACCAACCAAACCCACAAGTACGACGGCGTGCTGATGCACTCCGAGCTGTTTTCGGGCATCGTGAAGAACGATTACGCGGCCTTCTCCATGCCGCTCGACAGCAAAAGCGCCATCGGCGTGAGCGTGATGCGCCTGGGCGTCGACAACATTGCCGATACCCGCGCCCTGCTTGACGAGTACGGCGGCATCAACTACGACAGAATCACCTATTTCTCGGTGGCCGACTACGCCCTGCTGCTTTCCTACGCCCGCAAGATTGAGAAGGTGGAGGGTTTGAGCGTGGGAGCCAATGCTAAAGTCATTTACCGCAACATCGGCAGCTTTGCCAACGGCTACGGCTTCGGCATCGATGCCGGCGTGCAGTACAACCACAAGGGCTGGAACCTGGGTTTGATGGCGCGCGACATCACCACTACCTTCACGCAGTGGAGCATCAACGCCGCCGAGTACCAGAAGGGCATCAACAACACAACGGCCAACGGCGTGGATGCCATTCCGACCAATAGCGCCGAAATCACGCTGCCGCGCTTCGTGCTGGGCGTGGGCCGCCGCGTAGAACTGCCCAAGCAGTTTTCGGCCCTGCTGGCCGCTGATTTGGAAACCACCACCGACGGCAACCGCGGCACCCTGATTTCGAGTAGCACCGTGAGCGTGGACCCGCGCGCGGGCCTGGAGCTGGGTTACAAAAACCTGGTGTATTTGCGCGGCGGCGTGGGCAACTACCAGAAAATCCAAAGCTTCACCAAAAACGCGGGCGGCGGCTACGACAGCGACTGGAAAGGCCAGTACAGCCTTGGGGCGGGGGCGGCCATCAGCGGCCTGCGCGTCGATTTGGCGCTCTCGCGCCTCGCCGTGGAGAAGCTGGGCAGCACGTCGCAAACCAACTCGCTGATTGTATCGCTGGGCTACGGCTTCAAATAA
- the porU2 gene encoding putative type IX secretion system sortase PorU2 yields MSKNYLQSLQQLALALLVLCLGLGWGPARAQSGPVGNEWIVRGQTYYKIKIVKDGLYKLDYQYLTQAGISGVAPNQLQIWRRGKEVATYVGGNPTTLDPTSFIEFYALRNDGRLDTELYKQAADQTHPYYSFYTDTASYFLTWTPGTTARHMAQPVAAGGTVHPHRLHTQLNVKTERYIETPKNPGDYLPWIESGEGFFGTGTQRPNADSLVRAVATTGPNPTVEVCLFAPGDVTNGGIPFPHAVEILVKVGGGAERTLGVMRWSGRRRYRQTFTLQRSDVVNGIVGIYHHLDASAVAGDNYYMGYIRYVVPQANRWFRNRHSVTFQNDSTLAGPATYEFETDSIPATAVGFDVHDLYNVQRVVSTTTGTRRRFVFPNANTSATHTLLLAEESAAARPPLPPQRINFRVIDAAQPNFIIITHRQLMRPGPGTQNAALSYASYRANPRTAGLTRYDTLMVTSHQLYDQFTYGDRSWLALRHFARWISAANTPGRSRYLLLLGKGLQPSAGGTSGTIHNPALLPRVLGEQGLDLVPTSSRSVSDNMLTADYANNNFTAQLITGRLTATTPTQVMNYLEKLGDYERAGDQPWRKNVLHLAGGTQPREFTDFRDYLNKYKTYVEQPLFGGRVVDLIERTTVNVVGSPSLLVPADISSYLTTGLGLISYFGHGSPTAFSLEFGTPDSNPNYNNPGKYPVIMIDGCASANLFQGNFPTYFESWLFSARKGAIGCMGTTGEGYDGYLDISKDQLTRLLFNDPAWYGKAVPAVYNETVRRLQGPGGTFLASDPIAVEQMLSTMWHGDPAVSLYAPPLPDLQVSNATLSIRPVAPALTVTAASPAFSLMIGVSNPLKVTTDSVEIRVTRKISGNTISTTTRTFPQAPQGSATYDFRLTNPTATNVFGVNTFEVEIDYRNRVTETSETNNTAQISYTFLRGGVTTLNPVEFAIVGNNRPRLVAQTNDPLGASRGYEFEADTSASFNSGPGTKQVSGTVTATLTPSWRPTLPNVAGRDSVVWYWRVRFQTPAGDEDANWVVSSFRIIQGRTAGGWSQSHFAQFRRDQRQGVEVAPSGRWDFSTQNQPLVLRTRGGGLPGAAPTFSNTGFGILTNVLTPPLVSNCGIAAPNLLIAVYDQRTLQPVSGLPAPATCGQSPQGFYTFGANPVTSAADTLNTLNSSTARQAQLATFLAAVPDGAYVAVVSMNRLRWPSLTTVRTAFSTLLGSQLVNQLQNGDPFALLAQKRTNGGRLIRETGPSTATGAAPRYSQAISLTDTLRTPTTRGTITSVRIGPAQSWQNLYHWIQRGPNATSSYTLKVIGIDTLNRSTVLESNVPAGSPSRGGLSLSRYSAAQYPYMQLELTMQDSVNRNAPQLKEWFITYQGVPEGVVRRDLATPSNAYDPATLTAQAGGNGALTFPVVFENVSPFDFGTPLRAKVELRNQDTGVSLPPVYVTAPRQLKGDSTIRIPVTFPMTGRFGNFVTKVTVNPTPRPLPEVNLFNNELNLAAFGVIDNNVPPTLDVAIDGRHILNGELVSSRPVIQIQLNDEDKLRHITDRSAFTVSLLRPGQVGLPTPVDLNGSNVDFSVDATKGSVAKLTFEPGKAAPLTDGMYTLRVQGRDPSNSAAGSQDFQVKFEVVSTSQISNVYPYPNPVVGKARFIFTLTGDQLPNNMKIQIMSLTGRVVREIFMSELGPLHIGNNISEYAWDGTDTYGDRLANGTYLYRVALDDPNGQFKHRATTGDKAFKNDWGKLVLMR; encoded by the coding sequence ATGAGTAAAAATTACTTGCAGTCGTTGCAGCAGCTAGCTTTGGCGCTGCTGGTGCTGTGCCTGGGGCTGGGCTGGGGCCCGGCGCGGGCCCAGTCGGGGCCGGTGGGCAATGAATGGATTGTGCGGGGCCAGACCTACTACAAAATCAAAATTGTCAAGGACGGCCTCTACAAGCTCGATTACCAGTACCTGACGCAGGCCGGCATTTCGGGTGTGGCCCCCAACCAGCTGCAAATCTGGCGGCGCGGCAAAGAGGTGGCCACCTACGTGGGCGGCAACCCGACCACCCTGGACCCCACCTCGTTCATTGAGTTCTACGCCCTGCGCAACGACGGCCGCCTCGACACCGAGCTGTATAAGCAGGCCGCGGACCAAACCCACCCTTACTACAGCTTCTACACCGACACGGCCAGCTACTTCCTTACTTGGACGCCCGGCACCACGGCCCGGCACATGGCGCAGCCCGTGGCTGCCGGCGGCACGGTGCACCCGCACCGCTTGCACACCCAGCTGAATGTTAAAACGGAGCGCTACATTGAAACGCCTAAGAATCCGGGGGATTATTTGCCCTGGATAGAGTCAGGCGAAGGCTTTTTCGGGACCGGAACTCAGAGGCCCAACGCCGATTCGCTGGTGCGGGCGGTGGCTACCACCGGGCCCAATCCGACGGTAGAGGTGTGCTTATTCGCCCCGGGCGATGTGACCAATGGTGGAATCCCCTTCCCCCATGCGGTTGAAATCTTGGTGAAGGTGGGGGGAGGTGCCGAACGGACCTTGGGCGTGATGCGCTGGTCCGGGCGCCGCCGGTACCGGCAGACCTTCACCCTGCAACGCTCCGATGTCGTCAACGGAATTGTGGGGATATACCACCACTTGGATGCGTCGGCCGTGGCCGGCGACAACTATTACATGGGCTATATCCGCTACGTGGTGCCCCAGGCCAACCGGTGGTTTCGCAACCGGCACAGCGTGACCTTCCAAAACGATTCGACCCTGGCCGGACCGGCCACTTATGAGTTTGAAACGGATTCGATTCCGGCCACGGCGGTGGGCTTCGACGTGCACGACCTCTACAACGTGCAGCGGGTGGTGAGCACCACCACTGGCACCCGGCGGCGCTTCGTGTTTCCCAACGCCAACACCAGCGCCACGCATACCCTGCTGCTGGCCGAGGAAAGCGCGGCTGCGCGGCCCCCGCTGCCGCCCCAGCGGATAAACTTCCGCGTCATCGACGCGGCCCAGCCCAACTTCATCATCATCACCCACCGGCAATTGATGCGGCCGGGCCCGGGCACGCAGAACGCGGCCCTGTCCTACGCCTCTTACCGCGCCAACCCCCGCACGGCCGGCCTGACGCGCTACGACACGCTCATGGTGACCTCGCACCAGCTCTACGACCAGTTCACCTACGGCGACCGGTCGTGGCTGGCCCTGCGCCACTTCGCGCGCTGGATTTCGGCGGCCAACACCCCAGGCCGCTCCCGTTACCTGTTGTTGCTGGGCAAAGGCCTGCAGCCCTCCGCGGGCGGAACGTCGGGTACCATCCACAACCCGGCGCTGCTGCCGCGGGTGCTGGGCGAGCAAGGGCTGGATTTGGTGCCCACTTCTTCCCGGTCGGTGTCGGACAACATGCTGACGGCCGACTACGCCAACAACAATTTCACGGCCCAGCTCATCACGGGCCGCCTCACGGCCACCACCCCGACCCAGGTCATGAACTATCTGGAAAAGCTGGGGGATTACGAGCGGGCCGGCGACCAACCCTGGCGCAAAAACGTGTTGCACCTGGCAGGCGGAACTCAGCCGCGAGAGTTTACGGATTTCCGTGACTACTTGAACAAATACAAGACGTACGTGGAGCAGCCTTTGTTTGGCGGCAGAGTGGTAGACCTAATTGAGCGGACCACTGTGAACGTTGTGGGCAGCCCTTCGCTGCTGGTGCCGGCTGACATTTCCTCCTATCTCACCACGGGGCTGGGACTGATTAGCTACTTTGGGCACGGCTCGCCCACCGCGTTCAGCCTGGAGTTCGGCACGCCCGATTCGAACCCCAACTACAACAACCCGGGCAAGTACCCGGTCATCATGATTGATGGCTGCGCCTCGGCTAATTTGTTTCAGGGAAATTTCCCCACGTATTTCGAAAGCTGGCTTTTTTCGGCCCGCAAAGGCGCAATCGGGTGCATGGGCACTACGGGTGAAGGGTACGATGGCTACCTCGACATTTCCAAAGACCAGCTCACCCGTCTGCTTTTCAACGACCCTGCTTGGTACGGGAAAGCCGTTCCGGCTGTGTACAACGAAACTGTGCGCCGCCTGCAAGGCCCCGGCGGAACATTCTTAGCCAGCGACCCTATAGCGGTGGAGCAGATGCTGAGCACCATGTGGCACGGCGACCCGGCCGTGTCGCTGTACGCGCCGCCGTTGCCGGACTTGCAGGTGAGCAACGCCACGCTGTCCATCCGGCCGGTGGCGCCGGCCCTCACCGTCACGGCGGCGTCCCCCGCTTTTTCATTGATGATTGGGGTGAGCAACCCGCTCAAAGTCACGACGGACTCGGTCGAAATCCGGGTGACGCGGAAGATAAGCGGTAATACCATCAGCACCACCACCCGCACCTTCCCGCAAGCGCCGCAGGGCAGTGCTACTTACGACTTCCGCCTGACCAACCCCACGGCGACCAACGTATTCGGTGTGAATACTTTCGAGGTAGAAATCGACTACCGCAACCGCGTGACGGAGACGAGCGAGACCAACAACACCGCCCAAATCAGCTACACGTTCCTGCGCGGCGGCGTCACCACCCTCAACCCGGTGGAATTCGCTATTGTGGGCAACAACCGGCCCCGCCTGGTGGCCCAAACCAACGACCCGCTGGGCGCCTCCCGCGGCTACGAGTTCGAAGCCGACACCAGTGCTTCCTTCAACAGCGGCCCCGGCACCAAGCAAGTATCGGGTACGGTGACGGCCACGCTCACGCCCAGCTGGCGCCCCACGCTGCCCAACGTAGCCGGGCGCGACAGCGTGGTGTGGTACTGGCGCGTGCGTTTCCAGACGCCGGCCGGCGACGAAGACGCTAACTGGGTGGTAAGCTCCTTCCGCATCATTCAGGGCCGCACGGCGGGCGGATGGTCGCAAAGTCACTTTGCCCAGTTCCGGCGCGACCAGCGCCAGGGAGTGGAAGTGGCCCCCTCCGGCCGTTGGGATTTCAGCACGCAAAACCAGCCGTTGGTGCTGCGCACGCGTGGCGGCGGCCTGCCAGGCGCGGCGCCCACTTTCTCGAACACCGGCTTCGGCATTCTGACCAACGTGCTCACCCCGCCGCTGGTGTCCAACTGCGGCATTGCCGCCCCCAACCTGCTCATTGCCGTGTACGACCAGCGCACGCTGCAGCCCGTGAGCGGACTGCCGGCACCGGCCACCTGCGGCCAGTCGCCGCAAGGGTTCTACACGTTCGGGGCCAACCCGGTGACCAGCGCGGCCGACACGCTCAACACCTTGAACAGCAGCACTGCCCGCCAGGCACAGCTGGCCACCTTCCTGGCCGCTGTGCCCGATGGGGCCTATGTGGCCGTGGTGAGCATGAACCGCCTGCGCTGGCCCAGCCTGACCACCGTGCGCACGGCGTTCAGCACCCTGCTGGGCTCGCAGCTAGTGAACCAGCTGCAGAACGGCGACCCCTTTGCCCTGCTGGCGCAGAAGCGCACCAACGGCGGCCGCCTCATCCGTGAAACGGGCCCCAGCACCGCCACCGGCGCCGCGCCGCGCTACAGCCAGGCCATCAGCCTCACCGATACGCTGCGCACGCCCACCACGCGGGGCACCATCACGTCGGTGCGCATCGGCCCGGCCCAAAGCTGGCAAAACCTCTACCATTGGATTCAGCGCGGGCCGAATGCCACGAGCAGCTACACGCTCAAAGTGATTGGCATCGACACGCTCAACCGCAGCACTGTGCTGGAAAGCAACGTGCCGGCCGGTTCGCCCAGCCGGGGTGGTCTTTCGCTAAGCCGGTACTCAGCCGCCCAGTATCCCTACATGCAGCTGGAGCTGACCATGCAGGACAGCGTGAACCGCAATGCGCCGCAGCTTAAGGAGTGGTTCATTACGTACCAGGGCGTCCCGGAAGGCGTGGTGCGCCGCGATTTGGCGACGCCCAGCAATGCATATGACCCTGCCACGCTCACCGCGCAGGCCGGCGGCAATGGCGCGCTGACCTTCCCGGTGGTGTTTGAGAACGTGAGCCCCTTCGATTTTGGCACGCCGCTGCGGGCCAAAGTAGAGCTGCGAAACCAGGATACCGGCGTCTCACTGCCGCCCGTGTACGTGACGGCGCCGCGCCAACTCAAGGGCGACTCGACCATTCGCATTCCGGTGACTTTTCCCATGACGGGCCGGTTTGGCAACTTCGTTACCAAGGTGACCGTGAACCCCACGCCGCGCCCCCTGCCCGAGGTCAACCTGTTCAACAACGAACTGAACCTGGCGGCCTTTGGGGTGATTGACAACAACGTGCCGCCCACGCTGGACGTGGCCATCGACGGCCGCCACATCCTCAACGGCGAGTTGGTGTCGTCGCGGCCGGTCATCCAGATTCAACTGAACGACGAAGACAAGCTGCGCCACATCACCGACCGCTCGGCCTTCACGGTCTCGTTGCTGCGCCCCGGGCAGGTGGGCCTGCCCACCCCCGTTGACCTGAACGGCAGCAATGTGGATTTTTCGGTAGATGCAACCAAGGGCAGCGTGGCCAAGCTCACCTTCGAGCCCGGCAAGGCCGCCCCGCTCACCGATGGCATGTACACGCTGCGCGTGCAGGGCCGCGACCCCAGCAACTCCGCCGCGGGCTCGCAGGATTTCCAAGTGAAGTTCGAGGTGGTGAGTACTTCGCAGATTTCCAACGTGTACCCGTATCCGAACCCTGTGGTGGGCAAGGCGCGCTTTATCTTCACGCTGACCGGCGACCAGTTGCCCAACAACATGAAAATCCAGATTATGAGCCTCACCGGCCGGGTGGTGCGCGAGATTTTCATGAGCGAGCTGGGCCCGCTGCACATCGGCAACAACATCTCGGAGTACGCCTGGGACGGCACCGATACCTACGGCGACCGCCTCGCCAACGGTACCTATCTCTATCGCGTGGCCCTCGACGACCCGAATGGCCAGTTCAAGCACCGCGCCACCACCGGCGATAAAGCCTTTAAAAACGACTGGGGCAAGCTGGTGCTCATGCGGTAA
- a CDS encoding dihydrofolate reductase — translation MVSFVVAVAENGVIGAKGELPWGRLPADLQHFKRLTLGHPVVMGRRTFDSLGKALPKRPNIVITRQAGWSAPGCETAASVLAALDRARELDEEVCVIGGGEIYKEAMPAADVIYLTEVHHSFEGDAFFPTLSPTEWREETRERHEPDEQHAYAFSFVTLRRR, via the coding sequence ATGGTTTCATTCGTTGTCGCCGTGGCTGAAAACGGCGTGATTGGCGCGAAGGGCGAACTGCCCTGGGGCCGCTTGCCTGCCGATTTGCAGCATTTCAAACGCCTTACTCTGGGCCACCCGGTGGTGATGGGCCGGCGCACCTTCGATAGCCTGGGTAAGGCCCTGCCCAAGCGGCCCAACATCGTGATAACGCGCCAGGCCGGCTGGTCGGCCCCCGGCTGCGAAACCGCGGCCTCGGTACTGGCCGCCCTAGACCGGGCCCGCGAGCTGGACGAGGAAGTGTGCGTCATTGGCGGCGGCGAAATCTACAAAGAGGCCATGCCCGCCGCCGACGTCATCTACCTCACCGAAGTGCACCATAGCTTTGAGGGAGACGCCTTTTTTCCCACGCTCAGCCCCACCGAGTGGCGCGAAGAGACCCGCGAGCGCCACGAACCCGACGAGCAACACGCCTACGCCTTCAGCTTCGTAACGCTGCGGCGGCGGTAA
- the fmt gene encoding methionyl-tRNA formyltransferase: MLNIIFMGTPDFAVPTLESLLAWPGGQVVAVVTAPDRPAGRGRQLQASAVKQAAEAHGLPVLQPTNLKSPEFQAELQRYGADLQVVVAFRMLPEAVWNMPRLGSINIHASLLPQYRGAAPINWALMHGDQETGVTSFFLRHEIDTGDLILQQRVPIAPDDDFGSLYDKLKTVGAGLARRSVEAIAAGTAPSTPQEQRPDLRPAPKLQKETGRLDFSKPAAELVNWVRGLSPIPTAFAALPDGRLLKIFRAQALTADAAGQPLGAPGTWASDGRHYLRVAAADAWLDLLDVQLEGKKRMPVAELLRGFKLPA, from the coding sequence ATGCTGAACATCATCTTCATGGGCACGCCCGATTTTGCCGTGCCCACCCTCGAAAGCCTGCTGGCCTGGCCCGGCGGCCAAGTGGTAGCCGTCGTCACGGCGCCCGACCGGCCCGCCGGGCGCGGCCGCCAGCTGCAGGCTTCGGCCGTGAAGCAGGCCGCCGAAGCCCACGGCCTGCCCGTGCTCCAGCCCACCAACCTGAAATCGCCCGAGTTTCAGGCCGAGCTTCAACGCTACGGGGCCGATTTGCAGGTAGTGGTGGCCTTCCGCATGTTGCCCGAGGCCGTTTGGAACATGCCGCGCCTGGGCTCCATCAACATCCACGCCTCGCTGCTGCCGCAGTACCGCGGCGCGGCCCCCATCAACTGGGCTCTGATGCACGGCGACCAGGAAACGGGTGTTACCTCGTTTTTCCTGCGCCACGAAATCGACACCGGCGACCTGATTTTGCAGCAGCGTGTGCCCATCGCGCCCGACGACGATTTCGGCAGCCTCTACGACAAGCTCAAAACCGTGGGCGCCGGCTTGGCCCGCCGCTCCGTCGAAGCCATTGCGGCCGGCACCGCGCCCAGCACCCCGCAGGAGCAGCGCCCCGACCTCCGCCCGGCCCCCAAGCTGCAAAAGGAAACCGGCCGGCTCGATTTCAGCAAGCCCGCCGCTGAGTTGGTGAACTGGGTGCGGGGCCTCTCCCCCATTCCCACGGCCTTCGCTGCGCTGCCCGACGGCCGCCTGTTGAAAATTTTCCGTGCCCAGGCCCTTACTGCCGACGCGGCCGGGCAGCCACTTGGTGCGCCGGGCACCTGGGCTTCAGACGGCCGCCACTACCTGCGCGTGGCCGCCGCCGACGCGTGGCTGGACTTGCTGGACGTGCAGTTGGAAGGCAAAAAGCGGATGCCGGTGGCCGAGTTGCTGCGCGGCTTCAAGCTACCGGCGTAA
- a CDS encoding exo-beta-N-acetylmuramidase NamZ family protein, translated as MVGLPAKFVLSCLLALPACATTPPATSGTPPAAAPPAATAPTGTVVGAEQLEKYLPQLKGKRVGLVVNQTSRVGATYLVDTLKARGVNITAIFAPEHGFRGEEADGATIKDGRDARSGAPVRSVYGKTKKPTPEMLADVDVLVFDIQDVGARFYTFISTLHYVMEAAAELKKPVVVLDRPNPNGDLVDGPMLEPAHKSFVGLDPLPIAHGLTVGELAQMINGEKWLTGGLRCQLTVVPVARGYTHATAYHLPVRPSPNLPTDHAVALYPSICLFEGTNVSVGRGTATPFEVIGSPAQPATRPYSFTPAPNAGSPTPPMKGQLCYGLNLADAPTREGGGLVLKYLLDFYQQSTDKAHFFGKYFEELSGTKTLREQVMAGKSEAEIRASWQPGLLKFKALRKKYLLYPER; from the coding sequence ATGGTAGGCTTACCCGCAAAATTTGTTCTCTCGTGCCTGCTGGCCCTGCCGGCCTGCGCCACCACGCCCCCGGCCACGAGTGGTACGCCGCCAGCCGCCGCGCCCCCAGCCGCTACCGCCCCCACGGGCACCGTCGTCGGGGCCGAGCAGCTGGAAAAATACCTGCCGCAGCTCAAAGGCAAGCGCGTGGGCCTGGTGGTGAACCAAACGTCCCGCGTGGGCGCCACCTACCTGGTTGATACCCTGAAAGCGCGCGGGGTAAACATCACGGCCATTTTCGCGCCCGAGCACGGCTTCCGGGGCGAGGAGGCCGACGGGGCTACCATCAAGGACGGGCGCGACGCCCGCAGCGGCGCCCCGGTGCGCTCGGTGTACGGCAAAACCAAAAAGCCCACGCCCGAGATGCTGGCCGATGTCGATGTGCTGGTGTTTGATATTCAGGACGTGGGCGCACGCTTCTACACGTTCATCAGCACCCTACACTACGTGATGGAGGCCGCCGCCGAGCTGAAAAAGCCCGTCGTCGTGCTCGACCGCCCCAACCCCAACGGCGACCTCGTGGACGGCCCCATGCTGGAGCCCGCGCACAAATCCTTCGTCGGCCTCGACCCGCTGCCCATTGCCCACGGCCTCACCGTAGGCGAGCTGGCCCAGATGATAAACGGCGAAAAATGGCTGACCGGCGGCCTGCGCTGCCAGCTCACGGTGGTGCCCGTGGCCCGTGGCTACACCCACGCCACGGCCTACCACCTGCCCGTGCGCCCCTCCCCCAACCTGCCCACCGACCACGCCGTGGCGCTGTACCCCAGCATCTGCCTGTTTGAAGGCACCAACGTGAGCGTAGGCCGCGGTACGGCCACGCCCTTTGAGGTGATTGGCAGCCCCGCGCAGCCCGCCACGCGGCCCTACTCCTTCACGCCCGCGCCCAATGCGGGTTCGCCCACGCCGCCCATGAAGGGGCAGCTCTGCTACGGCCTGAACTTAGCCGACGCACCCACCCGCGAAGGCGGCGGCCTGGTGCTAAAATACCTGCTCGACTTCTACCAGCAGAGCACCGACAAGGCGCACTTCTTCGGCAAGTACTTCGAAGAGCTGTCTGGTACCAAGACCTTGCGCGAGCAGGTTATGGCAGGGAAGTCGGAGGCCGAAATTCGCGCCTCCTGGCAGCCCGGTCTCCTGAAGTTCAAGGCGCTGCGCAAGAAGTATTTGCTGTATCCGGAGCGGTAA
- a CDS encoding ABC transporter permease, whose amino-acid sequence MNVARYISHKIDGGADSGSFTSSVTKIAIISIAMGLAVMVVSFAILQGFRNEIQNKIFSFGAHMQISRYDTNNSLEVAPIAGPRLVQELHQFPEVKSTQPYAVKTAIIKTKEEVLGVVLKGIAETDGLSPMRQNLVAGKFLSFPDTTASEDVLISRKVADKLRLAVGDKALFYFIQNPPRIRQFRVSGIYSTGLDEFDEVYVIGDIRQIRALNSPAWPDSLVGGMEVVLKDFNTLDKTEEKFLESLPYDLKIDKITDQYAQLFDWLQLLNRNVIIFLLLIIFVATFNMVATIFIMILERTNMIGVLKALGATDTQIRRMFFFRGLSLTVRGMLIGNIIAVGFCAIQYFFHVIPLDPENYYMDRVPISWDPRMLIILNVATFVASLLAVLIPTYLISRIKPVVAIKFD is encoded by the coding sequence ATGAATGTCGCCCGCTACATTTCGCACAAGATTGACGGGGGAGCCGATTCCGGCTCCTTCACTTCGTCGGTCACAAAAATAGCCATCATCAGCATTGCCATGGGCTTGGCGGTGATGGTAGTGTCGTTTGCCATTCTGCAGGGCTTCCGCAACGAGATTCAAAATAAAATATTCTCGTTTGGCGCGCACATGCAGATTTCGCGCTACGACACCAACAACTCGCTCGAAGTGGCACCCATTGCCGGGCCGCGGCTGGTGCAGGAGCTGCACCAGTTTCCGGAGGTGAAATCGACGCAGCCCTACGCCGTGAAAACGGCCATCATCAAAACCAAGGAAGAGGTGCTGGGCGTGGTGCTCAAAGGCATTGCCGAAACCGACGGCCTCTCGCCCATGCGCCAAAACCTGGTGGCCGGTAAGTTCCTCAGCTTCCCCGACACGACGGCCAGCGAAGACGTGCTGATTTCGCGCAAGGTGGCGGACAAGCTGCGCCTAGCCGTGGGCGACAAAGCCCTGTTCTACTTCATTCAGAATCCGCCTCGCATCCGTCAGTTTCGCGTCAGCGGCATCTATTCCACGGGCCTGGATGAGTTTGACGAAGTGTACGTCATCGGCGACATTCGCCAGATTCGCGCGCTGAACTCGCCGGCCTGGCCCGACTCGCTGGTGGGCGGCATGGAGGTAGTGCTCAAGGACTTCAACACCCTGGATAAGACCGAGGAAAAGTTTCTGGAGAGCCTGCCCTACGACCTGAAAATCGACAAAATCACCGACCAGTACGCCCAGCTGTTCGACTGGTTGCAGCTGCTCAACCGCAACGTCATCATCTTTCTGCTGCTCATCATCTTCGTGGCCACGTTCAACATGGTGGCCACGATATTTATCATGATTCTGGAGCGAACCAACATGATTGGCGTCCTCAAAGCCCTGGGAGCAACCGACACCCAGATTCGGCGCATGTTTTTCTTCCGGGGTCTTTCGCTCACGGTGCGGGGCATGCTCATCGGCAACATCATTGCCGTAGGTTTTTGCGCCATCCAGTATTTCTTCCACGTCATCCCGCTCGACCCCGAAAACTACTACATGGACCGGGTGCCCATTTCCTGGGACCCCCGGATGTTGATTATTCTCAACGTGGCCACCTTCGTCGCCTCGCTGCTCGCCGTGCTCATTCCCACGTATCTGATTTCGCGGATTAAGCCGGTGGTGGCCATTAAATTCGACTGA